One Ancylobacter novellus DSM 506 genomic window, CGCGCGCCTACGACAGCACGGACGTCGCGGCGGCGAAGCCGATGGCGATGGCCGAGAAGCATGCGATCAGCGAGATGCCCACATTGGCGCCCGCCCGAGCAAAGTCGCCGTCGCGCGCCAGCATCAACGTCTGCAGGCTGAACGAGGATACGGTCGTGTAGCTGCCCATGAACCCGACCGCCGCGAATTCCCATGCTGCGGGGAGGGGCAGCAGCCCCTTGACCGCGGCGGTTGCCGCCAGCGCGCCCATCATCATCGCGCCGCTGATGTTCACCACGATCGTGCCCCATGGAAACGTCGTAGCGAGACGATGGTCGATCAGCCCGGAGAGGAAGTAGCGGGCCGGTCCGCCGAGCGAAC contains:
- the crcB gene encoding fluoride efflux transporter CrcB; its protein translation is MTDLIWVALGSSLGGPARYFLSGLIDHRLATTFPWGTIVVNISGAMMMGALAATAAVKGLLPLPAAWEFAAVGFMGSYTTVSSFSLQTLMLARDGDFARAGANVGISLIACFSAIAIGFAAATSVLS